The DNA segment GGCATTAACTCTAATACTTTAGCATGCCATCTAGACGCAAAATTTTTTCTCGGTGGCAAATCTCCACTTTTCCCTTTTCCAGGATAATAAAAATCCATAGGAACTACTCCGATTAACCCGGAATTATAAAATATTTCATTATCAATTCCCATCCACTCTCTTAATTTTACACCACTTTTATCATTAAAGAATATTTTACTCTCCTGTGCTTTTAGTCCTGGTGCTTGACCTATTATCAATATTTTAGCAGGTCTAGGTGCAGAAAAAAGCGGTTCAATTCCCTTATCTGAATATTTCTTATTATCAATATCTGACATTATATCTTTTTTTAATTGTTCAAACTTTTTATCCAAAATATTTCTCCCTCTATAACAACATTATTTTTTAGGAAACCATGGAAAGACTCTGTTTACTCTAGCGCAATATTCAATATACTCTTGTCCAAAAGCCTCTTTTAGCCACTTTTCTTCTGTAAGTTTTAAAAGAATAGTCATATAAAGCCAAAATACTATTGGAAGTATAAGTAACCAAAGATTGGCTTCTATTAATAACATCCCAGTAAAAACAAAGAAAAATGCAGAATATATCGGATTCCTTACAACAGCATAGACTCCTTTAGTCAAAAGAATATTATCTTTTATTGCCTTTACCATTTTTTGTGAAAATACAGCTTGTATCCATAATATCACACCTAATAAAATAGAAAGTACACCTAAACATATCAAAATTAATCTGAAGTTGCTAATTTTTCCTGAATTAAGACTCCCTTTTTCAGATAGATATATTGATAAAACTGCTACAATTAAGCAACTCAATACATAAACTGGACCTATTCCTAACACTGACATCTTTATCTTTTTCATTGGTTTCCCCCTCCCACTAAGCCTAGATATTACTTCCTAATTAACTCCACTATCGCCTCTACAGCCGCTGTTCCAGGGAACATATCTATTGGTTGAATACGTCTAATTTTGTATTTTCTAGTAAGTACTTTTAAATCTCTAGCCAATGTTGATGGGTTACAACTAACATAAACTATTTTCTTCGCATCTACATCTAATAAATTCTTTGCTAAATGACCTAAACCTGTTCTTGGTGGATCAACTATTGCAACATCAAAATTAATTCCTTTTTTCTTCCAACGAGGTACAATTTTGTTAGCATCACCTGCTACATATATACAATTAGTTAAATTATTTAACTTAACATTATTATTTGCATCTTTTATAGCATCTTCTACTATATCTACACCATATACTTCATGACATTTACGACTCACATATTGGCCAATTGTCCCCACACCGCAAAAA comes from the Gemella morbillorum genome and includes:
- a CDS encoding uracil-DNA glycosylase family protein, with the translated sequence MDKKFEQLKKDIMSDIDNKKYSDKGIEPLFSAPRPAKILIIGQAPGLKAQESKIFFNDKSGVKLREWMGIDNEIFYNSGLIGVVPMDFYYPGKGKSGDLPPRKNFASRWHAKVLELMPDVELIILVGKYAQDYYLKDGKGKNLTETVKNYKKYLPTYFPIVHPSPLNFRWHNNNPWFLEEVVPELQERIEKILN
- a CDS encoding methyltransferase family protein gives rise to the protein MKKIKMSVLGIGPVYVLSCLIVAVLSIYLSEKGSLNSGKISNFRLILICLGVLSILLGVILWIQAVFSQKMVKAIKDNILLTKGVYAVVRNPIYSAFFFVFTGMLLIEANLWLLILPIVFWLYMTILLKLTEEKWLKEAFGQEYIEYCARVNRVFPWFPKK